In the genome of Meles meles chromosome 4, mMelMel3.1 paternal haplotype, whole genome shotgun sequence, one region contains:
- the LOC123939852 gene encoding transmembrane epididymal protein 1A-like, with amino-acid sequence MGTFQGHLLAGVFFLVFSLYYAVMVSLALLRGQRFLRPPLPPREKRGHRWWQRVPVQGTMKVVIALGGIIPEFFYPPGVNRMKIVDWEDPRRPFIFYNNWDHATMYGFFMLSGVVDIVSQACQAWQNVKLERAAEALAFCVLTLLMAAHLENKGTLEIRVHVLFLVPTFLVSLVLTIEVWVPDQPTLWVLKTWLGLVLSCWMLQLSVLMYVPPSGQPWKAENPGDLAFLTIFFCWHLALGAAMLAAIYSLCSLWHHRFSSWRETPGVKYQPCPRGYSNEELEKLGTEAMLQDGGV; translated from the coding sequence ATGGGTACCTTCCAAGGACACCTGCTGGCAGGAGTATTCTTCCTCGTATTCTCTCTCTACTATGCAGTGATGGTGTCCTTGGCCCTGCTGCGGGGCCAGAGGTTTCTCAGGCCCCCTTTGCCCCCAAGGGAGAAGCGAGGACACAGGTGGTGGCAGCGTGTACCTGTGCAAGGGACGATGAAGGTGGTCATTGCCCTGGGTGGCATCATTCCTGAGTTCTTCTACCCCCCAGGAGTAAACCGGATGAAGATAGTAGACTGGGAGGACCCTCGGCGGCCGTTCATATTTTACAACAACTGGGATCACGCCACCATGTATGGGTTCTTCATGCTCAGTGGCGTGGTGGACATCGTGAGCCAGGCATGTCAAGCATGGCAGAACGTCAAGCTGGAGCGAGCAGCCGAGGCCCTGGCCTTCTGTGTGCTGACGCTGCTGATGGCCGCCCACCTGGAGAACAAGGGCACCTTGGAGATCCGTGTGCATGTGCTGTTCTTGGTGCCCACCTTCCTGGTGAGCCTGGTGCTCACCATCGAGGTCTGGGTCCCTGACCAGCCCACACTGTGGGTGCTCAAGACCTGGCTGGGACTGGTGCTGAGCTGCTGGATGCTACAGCTCTCTGTGCTGATGTATGTTCCCCCCTCGGGGCAGCCCTGGAAGGCAGAGAACCCGGGGGACCTCGCCTTCCTCACCATCTTCTTCTGTTGGCACCTGGCCTTGGGTGCGGCCATGCTGGCTGCTATCTACAGTCTCTGCAGCCTCTGGCACCATCGCTTCTCCTCCTGGAGGGAGACCCCAGGGGTCAAGTACCAGCCGTGTCCCAGAGGCTACAGCAACGAGGAGCTGGAGAAGCTGGGGACAGAGGCCATGCTGCAAGATGGGGGCGTCTAG